A portion of the Oxynema aestuarii AP17 genome contains these proteins:
- a CDS encoding putative bifunctional diguanylate cyclase/phosphodiesterase, whose amino-acid sequence MTIQQPKQSPHSADDLERHRQSLAVRASESEPESHRGYFERAVGNLLQMALDLTQMSVAQFYGSPPRGWDCRVGDRAIALPLNPSFYTRSLPEGGIKRTPTLGELATIAIPAIAPDGRWVGNIWLFDPIPRDPDPTETAILQGIARQIGIESQWLQSWQREADVCLGSIFAQQLQKSEENRAATPQAYREIARRETAGMPRNATRPLSGVRPGMPKAYRPQSLPTAIARFSTPFENPADATSSPEPGREPARDRALQTQLREQIERRQQAERDLEESQDRLRNLLETISNAVCCKKEKEDVGRTNRAIGLDLLKLEAARIGEYNWGQIPRYLQSDPRWPFFWQWLGDRHREATDRTRLEMNPTSCLVCPEVKNLQDIMGIWNIPLLSARGKSYATARFESAWKRQSPGEFYPSATRKPDRRSERGVEVAMKEGSREDTPMNYRLDGSETLHRETLANMRDPVFMTDDRGEFTFLCPNIEGIFGYSIAELQALGNVEQLLGENLFDRAELDLRGEIYNIERQVYDKAGQCHRLLITVKRVAIERGRLLYSCHDITDAPAFATRTGEELTEANPPDPGDRDPLTGLPNRSFFLNTLRRVADCYGSHSRRLAVLFLDLDRFKLINESLGHAIGDRLLIEVADRLCRTLSSCKLCKPHSTHVVARLGGDEFAILLDPIEGMEEALGLAECLQEAIAVPCQIEGHEVFSTTSIGIATSSNECDRVEDLLRDADTAMYRAKGLGGARHQVFDPAMRDRVTTRLQLETDLRWAIVRQEFFMQYQPIVALESGRICGFESLVRWQHPRRGLVSPDRFIPIAEETGAILPLGRWILDTSIAQLHAWQQQFSQDAPLTLNVNLSGKQLFEADLILELDRILARYPIAPGTLKLEITETVLMENATSVETLLEQFRARQIQVCIDDFGTGYSSLSYLRRFPIDTLKIDRSFVASMGIDRENSEIVRAIVMLAHNLKIDVTAEGVESEEQLVQLWAVQCEYAQGYFFSKPLDADRATELIGSRPQW is encoded by the coding sequence ATGACGATTCAACAGCCGAAGCAATCACCGCATAGCGCAGACGATCTCGAACGCCATCGTCAGTCACTCGCCGTTCGAGCGAGCGAGTCCGAACCCGAGAGCCATCGGGGGTATTTCGAGCGGGCCGTCGGGAATTTATTACAAATGGCTCTCGATCTGACCCAGATGTCCGTCGCTCAGTTTTATGGGAGTCCCCCTCGGGGCTGGGACTGTCGGGTTGGCGATCGCGCGATCGCCCTACCCTTGAATCCCTCGTTTTACACGCGCTCCTTACCTGAAGGCGGAATCAAGCGCACCCCCACCCTCGGCGAACTAGCCACGATCGCGATCCCGGCGATCGCCCCGGACGGTCGATGGGTCGGCAATATCTGGCTGTTCGACCCGATCCCCCGCGATCCCGACCCCACCGAGACCGCCATTCTCCAAGGGATCGCCCGTCAAATCGGCATCGAAAGCCAATGGCTGCAATCGTGGCAGCGCGAAGCCGACGTTTGCCTAGGGTCGATCTTCGCTCAGCAACTCCAAAAGAGTGAGGAGAATCGCGCGGCGACGCCGCAGGCGTATCGGGAGATCGCGCGGCGGGAGACTGCCGGAATGCCCCGGAATGCCACCCGACCCTTGAGCGGCGTTCGCCCAGGGATGCCGAAGGCATATCGTCCCCAGAGTCTACCCACTGCGATCGCCCGTTTTTCCACGCCGTTCGAGAACCCAGCCGACGCTACCTCGTCGCCAGAACCGGGAAGGGAACCTGCACGAGATCGGGCATTGCAAACCCAGTTACGGGAGCAAATCGAGCGCCGTCAGCAAGCCGAACGAGATCTCGAAGAAAGTCAAGATCGATTGCGAAACCTCCTCGAAACGATTTCAAACGCAGTATGCTGTAAGAAGGAAAAAGAAGATGTCGGGCGCACGAACAGAGCGATTGGCCTCGACCTACTGAAACTCGAAGCCGCTCGTATTGGAGAGTACAACTGGGGTCAGATCCCTCGATACTTGCAAAGTGACCCGAGATGGCCGTTCTTTTGGCAGTGGTTAGGCGATCGCCATAGGGAGGCAACCGATCGGACGCGATTAGAAATGAACCCGACTTCCTGCCTAGTGTGCCCTGAAGTCAAAAACCTCCAAGATATTATGGGGATTTGGAACATCCCTTTGTTGTCCGCGCGAGGGAAAAGCTACGCAACAGCGAGATTCGAGTCGGCATGGAAACGGCAATCGCCGGGCGAGTTTTACCCGAGTGCAACCCGCAAGCCAGACAGGAGATCCGAGAGGGGCGTCGAGGTTGCGATGAAAGAGGGGTCGAGAGAAGATACTCCCATGAACTACCGACTCGATGGGTCGGAAACATTACACCGAGAAACCCTGGCAAATATGAGGGATCCGGTGTTTATGACCGACGATCGCGGCGAGTTTACCTTTCTCTGTCCGAATATCGAAGGAATTTTCGGCTATTCGATCGCGGAACTGCAAGCCTTGGGTAATGTCGAGCAGCTTTTGGGAGAGAACTTATTCGATCGCGCCGAACTCGATCTGCGGGGGGAAATTTATAACATCGAACGGCAAGTGTACGACAAAGCCGGACAGTGCCATCGGTTGCTGATAACGGTCAAGCGGGTGGCGATCGAACGGGGGCGCTTGCTGTACAGTTGTCACGACATTACCGACGCTCCCGCGTTCGCCACCCGCACCGGGGAGGAGCTGACAGAAGCGAACCCCCCGGATCCCGGCGATCGCGATCCCCTCACCGGATTGCCCAATCGCAGCTTTTTCCTCAACACCTTGAGAAGGGTCGCCGACTGCTACGGGAGTCATTCTAGGCGTTTGGCGGTTCTGTTTTTAGATTTGGATCGGTTTAAGTTAATTAATGAAAGTTTGGGTCACGCGATCGGCGATCGCCTCTTGATTGAAGTCGCCGACCGCCTCTGTCGCACCTTGAGCAGTTGCAAGTTATGCAAGCCCCACTCGACCCACGTCGTCGCCAGACTCGGCGGGGACGAGTTCGCCATTCTCCTCGATCCGATCGAGGGGATGGAAGAAGCCCTCGGTCTCGCCGAATGTCTGCAAGAGGCGATCGCGGTTCCCTGTCAGATCGAAGGACACGAAGTTTTCAGTACTACTAGCATCGGCATCGCCACCTCCTCTAACGAATGCGATCGCGTCGAGGACTTATTGCGCGATGCCGATACGGCGATGTATCGAGCGAAAGGCTTGGGGGGAGCGAGACACCAAGTGTTCGATCCGGCCATGCGCGATCGCGTCACGACCCGATTGCAGCTCGAAACGGACTTGCGCTGGGCGATCGTCCGCCAGGAATTTTTCATGCAGTACCAGCCGATTGTCGCCCTCGAAAGCGGTCGCATTTGCGGCTTTGAATCCCTCGTGCGCTGGCAGCACCCCCGGCGCGGTTTGGTCTCGCCCGATCGCTTCATCCCGATTGCCGAAGAAACGGGGGCGATCTTGCCCCTCGGGCGTTGGATTCTCGACACCTCGATCGCCCAGTTGCACGCTTGGCAGCAGCAATTTAGCCAAGATGCGCCCTTGACGTTGAATGTCAATCTCTCGGGAAAACAATTATTTGAAGCCGATTTAATCCTCGAACTCGACCGGATTTTAGCCCGATATCCGATCGCCCCGGGAACCTTGAAACTCGAAATTACCGAAACGGTGTTGATGGAAAATGCCACCTCGGTAGAGACTTTACTCGAACAGTTTCGAGCGCGTCAGATTCAAGTGTGCATCGACGATTTCGGTACGGGATATTCCTCGTTAAGTTATTTGCGCCGCTTTCCCATCGATACCCTCAAAATCGACCGCTCGTTTGTCGCCAGCATGGGAATCGACCGCGAAAATAGCGAAATCGTTCGCGCGATCGTCATGCTCGCACACAACCTCAAGATCGATGTCACCGCAGAAGGAGTGGAAAGCGAGGAACAGCTCGTGCAGTTGTGGGCCGTGCAGTGCGAATACGCTCAGGGGTATTTTTTCTCCAAACCCCTCGACGCCGATCGCGCGACGGAGTTAATCGGGTCTCGTCCTCAATGGTGA
- a CDS encoding PAS domain-containing sensor histidine kinase — MKSSTKVMRLEQPQPNEQQGFRHVISKLGDAVVILDARGLVKYLNPAAESLFMCPSRELLGKEIFGTRVFEIEQGQIGTETIYRMGEHALQGTRVVQTQVEILRRGVEDAIAEMRVSETEWEGEFAIIASLRDITSRVKAEEALRRSEAQLREQTRQLEQTLHQLKQTQAQLIQTEKMSSLGQLVAGIAHEINNPVNFISGNLNYANEYVQQLVRLVGLYQTHYPEPVAEIQAYTEEIELDFVSEDLPRLVSSMKIGTDRICEIVRSLKNFSRTDEAQRKSVNIHEGLQGTLLILQNRLKPKSGGRAIEAIEEYGHLPSVECYAGQLNQAFMNIISNAIDALEEHEQIAQPTISIRTDLLDRSQSPDGDERSWISIRIRDNGPGMDEATRQKLFDPFFTTKPVGKGTGLGLSITYQIIVEKHGGQLECVSRRGEGTEFIITIPVSLKSERCGRVSSSDPTRSPKNDAPGRDSQCYPYDLKAS, encoded by the coding sequence ATGAAATCCTCAACCAAAGTCATGCGACTCGAACAACCACAACCCAACGAACAACAAGGCTTTCGCCATGTTATTTCCAAGTTGGGCGATGCCGTTGTCATTCTAGACGCACGGGGTTTGGTCAAATATCTCAATCCTGCCGCCGAAAGTTTATTTATGTGTCCGTCGCGAGAACTATTGGGCAAAGAAATTTTTGGAACGCGGGTGTTCGAGATCGAACAAGGTCAAATTGGTACGGAAACGATTTATCGCATGGGGGAACACGCCTTGCAAGGAACGCGGGTGGTTCAAACCCAAGTTGAAATTTTACGGCGGGGGGTCGAAGATGCGATCGCCGAAATGCGGGTTTCAGAAACGGAATGGGAAGGAGAATTTGCCATTATTGCTTCCTTACGAGATATTACCTCGCGGGTCAAAGCCGAAGAAGCCCTGCGACGCAGCGAAGCCCAATTGAGAGAACAAACCCGCCAACTCGAACAAACGTTACATCAACTCAAACAAACCCAAGCGCAACTGATCCAAACCGAAAAAATGTCCAGTCTCGGTCAACTCGTCGCCGGGATCGCCCACGAAATCAACAATCCGGTTAACTTTATTTCCGGTAACTTAAATTACGCCAACGAGTACGTGCAACAATTGGTGCGCTTGGTCGGACTTTATCAAACCCACTACCCGGAACCCGTTGCCGAAATTCAAGCCTATACAGAAGAAATTGAATTGGACTTTGTGAGTGAGGACTTGCCCCGATTGGTATCCTCGATGAAGATTGGCACCGATCGCATTTGTGAAATCGTGCGATCGTTAAAGAACTTTTCGCGAACCGACGAAGCACAACGCAAGAGCGTTAACATCCACGAGGGACTGCAAGGAACCTTATTGATTTTGCAAAATCGCCTCAAGCCGAAATCGGGAGGGCGGGCGATCGAAGCGATCGAAGAGTACGGTCACTTACCCTCGGTAGAATGTTATGCCGGACAGCTCAATCAAGCCTTTATGAATATCATCAGCAATGCGATCGATGCTTTGGAAGAACACGAGCAGATCGCGCAACCGACGATTTCGATTCGCACCGACCTGCTCGATCGCTCCCAAAGTCCCGACGGCGACGAGCGATCGTGGATCTCGATTCGCATTCGCGATAACGGGCCGGGGATGGACGAAGCGACGAGACAAAAGTTATTCGATCCGTTTTTTACCACCAAACCCGTCGGTAAAGGAACCGGGTTGGGTCTGTCGATTACCTATCAAATTATCGTCGAAAAACATGGGGGTCAACTCGAATGCGTTTCCCGTCGGGGAGAAGGCACGGAATTTATCATTACCATTCCCGTATCCCTCAAAAGCGAGCGTTGCGGGCGAGTCTCCTCCTCAGACCCTACCCGATCGCCCAAGAATGACGCGCCCGGTAGGGATTCGCAGTGTTATCCCTACGACCTTAAGGCGAGTTAA